In Massilia violaceinigra, one DNA window encodes the following:
- a CDS encoding glycine zipper 2TM domain-containing protein, with the protein MPLFSMTLAAPVQAQQYNNNAAAYAPVIRGFDVEEVRRLRPGVELNFNLYGTPGGRATLSIAGANRNLNLTETEPGQYEGTYTLGGRDNITGSSAVTANLRVGNQVTSGVLSESLLRDVGRHPRDNQGRERAADVPRIERFDVQGSDDLSPGNELTFSVYGTPGAKVDMVIAGTRGVFFLPEVKPGEYSGDYTIRRADRIAPNSAVTATMRIGGRVSAAVLGKPLRVAAATPTPREVRYCTNCATVDAINVIEVNGDGNYLGTIGGGVVGAVLGSQVGKGSGRTAAQIAGAVGGAYVGRNIERRARKTQHYEVVIRFNNGGTQTVTYENDPGLRVGEKVRITDGVLSRDQ; encoded by the coding sequence ATGCCGCTCTTTTCCATGACCCTGGCCGCGCCTGTACAGGCGCAGCAATACAACAACAATGCCGCCGCCTACGCCCCGGTGATCCGCGGTTTCGACGTGGAAGAGGTGCGCCGCTTGAGGCCCGGCGTGGAACTGAACTTCAACCTGTACGGCACCCCGGGCGGCCGCGCCACCCTCAGCATCGCCGGCGCCAACCGCAACCTGAACCTGACCGAAACCGAACCGGGCCAGTACGAAGGCACCTACACCCTCGGCGGGCGCGACAACATCACGGGCAGCAGCGCCGTAACCGCCAATCTGCGCGTCGGCAACCAAGTGACTAGCGGCGTGCTCAGCGAATCGCTGCTGCGCGACGTCGGCCGCCATCCGCGCGACAATCAGGGCCGCGAGCGCGCCGCCGATGTACCGCGGATCGAGCGCTTCGACGTACAGGGCAGCGACGACTTGTCGCCGGGTAACGAGCTGACGTTTTCGGTGTACGGTACGCCGGGCGCCAAGGTCGACATGGTCATCGCCGGCACCCGCGGCGTGTTCTTCTTGCCGGAAGTCAAACCAGGCGAGTACAGCGGCGACTACACGATCCGCCGCGCCGACCGGATTGCACCGAACAGCGCCGTGACGGCTACCATGCGTATCGGTGGCCGCGTGTCGGCCGCCGTCCTCGGCAAGCCATTGCGTGTCGCGGCGGCCACGCCGACGCCGCGCGAGGTGCGTTATTGCACCAATTGCGCCACGGTCGACGCGATCAACGTGATCGAAGTCAATGGTGACGGTAACTATCTCGGCACCATCGGTGGCGGCGTGGTTGGCGCCGTGCTGGGCAGCCAGGTGGGCAAGGGCAGCGGCCGCACCGCGGCGCAGATCGCCGGCGCCGTGGGCGGCGCTTACGTGGGCCGCAATATCGAACGCCGGGCCCGCAAAACCCAGCATTACGAAGTGGTGATCCGCTTTAACAATGGCGGCACCCAGACCGTGACGTACGAAAACGATCCAGGTCTGCGTGTGGGCGAGAAGGTCCGGATCACCGACGGCGTGCTGTCGCGCGATCAGTAA
- a CDS encoding Crp/Fnr family transcriptional regulator has translation MEAGRQRQGRLWSNLKEVCDLLHISAAVSINSEELLFQHVQFKTGQRVHTIGQAFDTLYIVNSGFLKTVLIDEFGNEQVLSFPMKGDMLGVDGIHTRHYASEAVALSDCDLILLPFKKLTALGRVHLELENVMYGVMSRELVREQAMIGMLGALSAEARVARFLVSLADRFAAMGYSSKLFNLRMTRHEIGSYLGLTLETVSRTLSAFNEIGLITVDQRTIGIKDADALKTLRRLPPSRSRAKQNSAAKAKAEAEQQAADAKVLATTTV, from the coding sequence ATGGAAGCAGGGCGGCAGCGTCAGGGCCGCCTCTGGTCCAATCTCAAGGAAGTCTGCGACCTGCTGCACATCAGCGCGGCAGTCTCGATCAACAGCGAAGAATTGCTGTTCCAGCACGTGCAATTCAAGACCGGCCAGCGCGTTCACACCATCGGCCAGGCCTTCGACACCCTCTACATCGTCAATTCCGGCTTCCTCAAGACCGTGCTCATCGACGAATTCGGCAACGAACAGGTCCTCAGCTTCCCCATGAAGGGCGACATGCTCGGCGTCGACGGCATCCACACCCGCCACTACGCCTCCGAAGCGGTGGCCCTGTCCGACTGCGACCTGATCTTGCTGCCGTTCAAGAAGCTCACGGCCCTGGGCCGCGTGCACCTGGAACTGGAAAACGTCATGTACGGCGTGATGAGCCGCGAACTGGTGCGCGAACAAGCCATGATCGGCATGCTCGGCGCCCTCAGCGCGGAAGCCCGCGTGGCGCGCTTCCTGGTGTCCCTGGCCGACCGCTTTGCCGCCATGGGTTACTCGAGCAAGCTGTTCAACCTGCGCATGACGCGCCATGAAATCGGCAGCTACCTGGGCCTGACTCTGGAAACCGTCAGCCGCACCTTGTCGGCTTTTAACGAAATCGGGCTCATCACGGTCGACCAGCGCACCATCGGCATCAAGGACGCCGATGCGCTCAAGACCCTGCGCCGCCTGCCGCCATCGCGTTCACGCGCCAAGCAGAACAGCGCAGCCAAGGCCAAGGCCGAAGCCGAACAACAGGCCGCCGACGCCAAGGTGCTGGCCACCACCACCGTCTGA
- a CDS encoding response regulator, giving the protein MIRIVVADDHTIMREGLKRILDGALDIDIVGEAINGFEVLSHVRQGGFDLLLLDLSMPGRSGVDLIRQIRSEAPKLAILILTMHEEEQYAVRAIRAGAQGYLTKESAGTQLVGAIRKVASGRPYISTEVAEQLALNIMTPNEQLLHKQLSDREFEVFSLLVGGKSITEIANSLHLSVKTVSTHKTRIMQKMGMTSLSEMVQYAVAHRLLSPFKT; this is encoded by the coding sequence ATGATACGCATTGTTGTTGCCGACGACCACACGATCATGCGCGAGGGCCTCAAGCGCATCCTCGACGGCGCACTCGACATCGATATTGTCGGGGAAGCCATCAACGGCTTTGAAGTGCTGTCGCATGTGCGCCAGGGCGGCTTCGACCTGCTGCTGCTCGACTTGTCGATGCCGGGCCGCAGCGGCGTCGACCTGATCCGCCAGATCCGCAGCGAGGCGCCCAAGCTGGCCATCCTGATCCTCACCATGCACGAGGAAGAGCAGTACGCGGTGCGCGCCATCCGCGCCGGCGCCCAGGGCTACCTGACCAAGGAAAGCGCGGGCACCCAGCTGGTGGGGGCGATCCGCAAGGTGGCCTCGGGCCGGCCCTACATCAGCACCGAAGTGGCCGAGCAGCTTGCGCTGAACATCATGACGCCCAACGAGCAGCTGCTGCACAAGCAATTGTCGGACCGCGAATTCGAAGTGTTTTCCTTGTTGGTGGGTGGCAAGTCGATTACCGAAATCGCCAACAGCCTGCACCTGAGCGTGAAGACGGTCAGCACCCACAAAACACGCATCATGCAAAAGATGGGCATGACGTCGCTGTCGGAAATGGTGCAATATGCCGTGGCCCATCGCCTGCTGTCACCGTTCAAGACCTGA
- a CDS encoding universal stress protein — MYRKILITTDGSAVSKHTACAGVNFAKQMGADVLVLYVAPEYQYPVYVEIIPPSYPSEEEYLAQMRRVGQEHLGSVLRAAQDAGLRCEGLTAFADAAALKIVEVAEQRQCDLIFMGSHGRSGWGQLLLGSVTNKVLSHTSKPVLVHRLITEPGT, encoded by the coding sequence ATGTATCGGAAAATTCTGATTACGACCGATGGCTCGGCGGTATCGAAGCACACGGCCTGCGCCGGCGTGAACTTCGCCAAACAGATGGGGGCCGATGTGCTGGTCCTGTATGTCGCACCGGAGTACCAGTACCCGGTGTACGTGGAAATCATTCCGCCCTCCTACCCCAGCGAAGAGGAATACCTGGCGCAGATGCGGCGCGTCGGCCAGGAACACCTCGGTTCGGTCCTGCGGGCGGCGCAGGATGCAGGGCTGCGCTGCGAGGGGCTGACGGCGTTTGCCGACGCCGCCGCGCTGAAAATCGTCGAGGTGGCGGAGCAGCGCCAGTGCGACCTGATCTTCATGGGTTCGCACGGGCGCAGCGGCTGGGGCCAGCTATTGCTGGGCAGTGTGACGAACAAGGTGCTGTCGCACACCAGCAAGCCGGTGCTGGTTCACCGCCTGATCACGGAGCCCGGAACCTAG
- a CDS encoding protein phosphatase CheZ, whose translation MTDAADDFDALFEEVSAQRSSEPAPAVAPAPAAAAEDDMEALFDQVASTRPPESAPVAAAAPAAPALAAAPAAEGAAVETDEHGKPMFERLGGIVRLLHDSLRELGYDKALSEASTQIVDAQDRLEYVASLTEQAANKVLNTLDEGMPAQDVLSKKAKVMDTRWADLFAGKLSIDEFKTLAGDSRAFAQAVTDATEAEKARLLDIMMAQDFQDITGQLIKKVVIITKTVEHELAELLRDNAPPAVREKLLQKPALMSGPSFPSVALDQDNVDDLLADLGF comes from the coding sequence ATGACCGACGCCGCTGATGATTTCGACGCATTATTCGAGGAAGTGTCCGCGCAGCGCAGCAGCGAACCGGCGCCCGCAGTTGCGCCGGCGCCCGCCGCCGCTGCCGAAGACGATATGGAAGCATTGTTCGACCAGGTCGCTTCGACCCGTCCGCCCGAGTCCGCGCCTGTCGCCGCGGCTGCGCCAGCGGCTCCTGCCTTGGCTGCCGCCCCCGCCGCGGAAGGTGCCGCCGTCGAAACCGATGAGCACGGTAAGCCCATGTTCGAGCGCCTCGGCGGCATCGTGCGCCTGCTGCACGACTCGCTGCGCGAACTGGGCTACGACAAGGCCTTGTCGGAAGCGTCGACCCAGATCGTCGATGCCCAGGACCGCCTGGAATACGTCGCCAGCCTGACCGAGCAGGCCGCCAACAAGGTTCTCAACACGCTCGACGAAGGCATGCCGGCACAGGACGTGCTGTCGAAGAAAGCCAAGGTCATGGACACGCGCTGGGCCGACCTGTTCGCGGGCAAGCTGAGCATCGACGAATTCAAGACCCTGGCCGGCGACTCGCGTGCCTTTGCCCAGGCCGTGACCGACGCCACCGAAGCCGAAAAAGCGCGCCTGCTCGACATCATGATGGCCCAGGATTTCCAGGACATCACGGGCCAGCTGATCAAGAAAGTGGTGATCATCACCAAGACCGTGGAACACGAACTGGCCGAGCTGCTGCGCGACAACGCGCCGCCGGCGGTGCGCGAAAAACTGCTGCAAAAGCCAGCGCTGATGTCGGGACCGTCGTTCCCGTCCGTCGCACTCGATCAAGACAATGTTGACGACCTACTTGCCGATCTGGGATTCTAA
- a CDS encoding chemotaxis protein CheA has translation MDDMLKDFVVEAMDLAVNVEEHLLALERDPNNKETLNAVFRSFHTIKGGAGFMNLPALVAACHLTENLFDALRTGAAPVTPIAIEAALQASGFVADQLTDLSNGARPEQLASMPDSLERILVNAIEGKGDAPPKAAPVTAPAPAPVAAAPAAAAPAAAASTSAPGADGLDWEAMFVAVTPAGTYTPAEKPAVAVAAAAPEPAAAPVAAAAHAPAAAKPAAADAGADRREEKVQEFRAASAPAKEDSIRVDAVKLDALLEVAGESVQAANQAAVLLERLLQFKFEGPAATLMATLTETLERASRYSAELQRATLATRMQPVGRLFQKFPRLVRELAKDLGKDVELTIEGAETEVDRVVVDSLYDPLVHMLRNALDHGVESPEDRLAAGKPSKAFISLKAWQEANSVMIVLQDDGKGMDPNALRRKAVQKGLINENGAPSDEEAYQLVFLPGFSTKEVASSVSGRGVGMDVVKTAVEKNRGAIHIDSSLGHGTKFAIRLPIELSIVPTMLVSTSGAALALPMAVVQRVVELPDNFMNVGGAPVLKDQGRPLPVRSLASSLGYEACSEKVGIVIAAPQPYILAVEAVDGTADLVIKPMTAISVDGITGTARSAEGELVLVVGLSFLMDGCRSTLKVAA, from the coding sequence ATGGACGATATGCTCAAGGATTTCGTCGTCGAGGCGATGGATCTTGCAGTCAACGTAGAAGAACACCTGCTCGCCCTCGAGCGCGACCCGAACAATAAGGAAACGCTCAACGCGGTGTTTCGCTCGTTCCACACGATCAAGGGTGGCGCAGGCTTCATGAACCTGCCGGCCCTGGTGGCGGCCTGCCACCTGACCGAGAACCTGTTCGACGCGCTGCGCACCGGCGCCGCGCCGGTCACGCCGATCGCCATCGAAGCGGCGCTGCAGGCATCGGGCTTCGTGGCCGACCAGCTGACCGACCTGTCGAACGGCGCCAGGCCCGAACAACTGGCCTCGATGCCCGACTCGCTCGAACGCATCCTGGTCAACGCCATCGAAGGCAAGGGCGATGCTCCGCCGAAGGCAGCTCCCGTGACCGCCCCGGCGCCCGCACCGGTAGCCGCCGCGCCGGCCGCAGCCGCTCCTGCTGCCGCCGCCTCCACCAGCGCTCCCGGCGCCGATGGCCTCGACTGGGAAGCCATGTTCGTCGCGGTCACGCCGGCCGGCACCTACACCCCGGCCGAGAAGCCTGCCGTCGCCGTCGCCGCCGCCGCTCCCGAACCGGCCGCCGCTCCCGTGGCTGCCGCCGCGCACGCACCGGCCGCCGCCAAGCCGGCCGCCGCCGATGCCGGCGCCGACCGCCGCGAAGAAAAGGTGCAGGAATTTCGCGCCGCCTCCGCGCCCGCCAAGGAAGACAGCATCCGCGTCGACGCCGTCAAGCTCGACGCCCTGCTCGAAGTGGCCGGCGAGTCGGTGCAGGCCGCCAACCAGGCTGCCGTGCTGCTCGAACGCCTGCTGCAATTCAAATTCGAAGGCCCCGCCGCGACCCTCATGGCGACCCTGACCGAAACGCTGGAACGCGCCTCGCGCTATTCGGCCGAACTGCAGCGCGCCACGCTGGCCACGCGCATGCAGCCGGTCGGACGCCTGTTCCAGAAATTCCCGCGCCTGGTGCGCGAACTGGCCAAGGACCTGGGCAAGGACGTCGAACTGACCATCGAAGGGGCCGAGACGGAAGTCGACCGCGTGGTCGTCGACAGCCTGTACGACCCGCTGGTGCACATGCTCAGGAATGCGCTCGACCACGGCGTCGAGTCGCCCGAAGACCGGCTCGCGGCCGGCAAGCCATCGAAGGCGTTCATCTCGCTCAAGGCCTGGCAGGAAGCGAACAGCGTCATGATCGTGCTGCAGGACGACGGCAAGGGCATGGACCCGAACGCGCTGCGCCGCAAGGCCGTGCAAAAAGGCCTGATCAACGAAAACGGCGCCCCGAGCGACGAAGAAGCCTACCAGCTGGTGTTCCTGCCGGGCTTTTCGACCAAGGAAGTGGCGTCCTCGGTATCCGGGCGCGGCGTCGGCATGGACGTGGTCAAGACCGCGGTGGAAAAGAACCGCGGCGCGATTCACATCGATTCCTCGCTCGGCCACGGCACCAAGTTCGCGATCCGCCTGCCGATCGAACTGTCGATCGTGCCGACCATGCTGGTGTCGACATCCGGCGCCGCCCTGGCGCTGCCGATGGCGGTGGTCCAGCGCGTGGTCGAACTGCCCGACAACTTCATGAACGTCGGCGGCGCGCCGGTGCTCAAGGACCAGGGACGCCCGCTGCCGGTACGCTCGCTGGCAAGCTCGCTCGGTTACGAAGCCTGCTCCGAAAAAGTCGGCATCGTGATCGCCGCGCCCCAGCCTTACATCCTCGCCGTGGAAGCGGTGGACGGCACCGCCGACCTGGTGATCAAGCCGATGACCGCCATCAGTGTCGACGGCATCACCGGCACCGCGCGCTCGGCCGAGGGCGAGCTGGTTCTGGTGGTCGGTCTGTCGTTCCTGATGGATGGCTGCCGCAGCACCCTCAAAGTCGCTGCCTGA
- a CDS encoding DUF805 domain-containing protein, whose translation MNTRFFVPVRSASGSAASSAELHLTDAAGDGKRSILVAEVREQAEPQQGSVLTSLRGHDLVRMLQPGAGIRIALSDRVFEIASDRVEWLRKGIDASLAKAAAKASAAASAAAPAPTPAAAPVPVRAAEPVRAPAPVIPDKAAPARTSVRRPAAATLDVAALEPRSVVMPNIGLALFVPAAWGESSTPGGLRFQDKQSGTLLELTGSLRPNVSLTQWMSNRIGMVQQQMPCLTQDGVAVDINGEGWGERIEGKAAEFSGTFPGDKAPSRFLLACLRIEGTVVAITIRAPAAAFEQHRAVYQWLLGRVNIKPVAAELYSMAAASGGASINALEAGVYSVSAASMGGEAVAQREADGEPGMVGLSMKGRMGRLRAMAYSIPLFIATFVGGIAAALVGFSAGVAVYVVGGLVAIAILYLSIRLMVLRMHDVNLSGKWLIGLFAAMMLMGAFDKKEFMAVALALFSFGTMLVYCLVPGTDGENGYGDATGPDSTLVKVGAGLFILMYGVTLLGQLT comes from the coding sequence GTGAACACGCGTTTTTTCGTTCCCGTCAGATCCGCTTCCGGTAGCGCCGCCAGCAGCGCCGAATTGCATCTGACCGACGCCGCGGGCGACGGCAAGCGCTCGATCCTGGTGGCGGAAGTGCGCGAGCAGGCCGAGCCGCAGCAAGGCAGCGTGCTGACTTCGCTGCGGGGACATGATCTGGTGCGCATGCTGCAGCCCGGCGCCGGCATCCGCATCGCCTTGAGCGATCGCGTCTTCGAGATCGCCAGCGACCGGGTCGAGTGGCTCCGGAAGGGTATCGACGCATCGCTGGCCAAGGCCGCCGCCAAGGCGAGTGCCGCCGCATCGGCAGCCGCACCCGCGCCAACGCCAGCAGCGGCACCCGTGCCTGTTCGCGCAGCTGAACCGGTTCGCGCGCCGGCACCGGTCATCCCCGACAAGGCCGCGCCGGCCCGGACCAGCGTTCGCCGCCCGGCCGCCGCTACCCTCGATGTCGCCGCGCTCGAGCCGCGCAGCGTCGTCATGCCCAACATCGGTCTCGCCTTGTTCGTGCCGGCCGCCTGGGGCGAGAGCAGCACGCCCGGCGGCCTGCGCTTCCAGGACAAGCAGAGCGGCACGCTGCTGGAACTGACCGGGTCACTGCGTCCCAACGTCTCGCTGACTCAGTGGATGAGCAACCGCATCGGCATGGTGCAGCAGCAGATGCCCTGCCTGACGCAGGACGGCGTGGCAGTTGACATCAACGGCGAAGGCTGGGGCGAACGGATCGAAGGCAAGGCCGCCGAATTTAGCGGCACGTTCCCCGGCGACAAAGCCCCAAGCCGCTTCCTGCTGGCATGTTTGCGTATCGAGGGCACGGTGGTGGCGATCACGATCCGCGCCCCGGCCGCCGCATTCGAGCAACACCGCGCCGTGTACCAGTGGCTTCTCGGCCGCGTCAACATCAAACCGGTGGCGGCGGAGCTGTACAGCATGGCCGCGGCGTCCGGCGGCGCCAGCATCAATGCCCTGGAGGCCGGGGTGTATAGCGTGTCGGCGGCCTCCATGGGGGGCGAGGCGGTGGCGCAGCGCGAAGCGGACGGGGAGCCGGGCATGGTCGGCTTGTCGATGAAAGGCCGCATGGGCCGGCTGCGGGCAATGGCCTACTCGATACCACTCTTCATTGCGACGTTCGTCGGAGGGATCGCGGCCGCATTGGTCGGTTTCAGTGCCGGGGTGGCCGTGTATGTCGTTGGCGGCCTGGTTGCCATTGCGATCTTGTATCTGTCCATACGGCTGATGGTGCTGCGCATGCACGACGTGAACCTGAGCGGCAAATGGCTGATCGGATTGTTCGCGGCCATGATGCTCATGGGCGCCTTTGACAAGAAGGAGTTCATGGCTGTGGCACTGGCTCTTTTCTCGTTCGGAACCATGCTTGTTTACTGCCTGGTTCCAGGCACAGACGGCGAGAACGGCTATGGCGACGCGACCGGGCCCGATTCCACCCTGGTCAAGGTGGGTGCGGGACTGTTCATCCTCATGTATGGCGTTACCTTGCTGGGTCAGCTGACGTAG
- a CDS encoding DUF805 domain-containing protein, whose product MSQDFEQVLSAAQADGSLNPAWKKFVHTQFFVPVIRPPGSDASSITPHLSGSAGATGQSILISEVRERVERHHGGAIATLSGVEVVRMLHADASILVALSDRTFDIAGDRVAWIRKSIDATLAKAAQARAAAVPAPVSVPAPAPASAAPRAPVALEKTEPAAAQRRAREAESMRVHAESAESVHMDPEPSLFALSMHGRVGRMRVLACSLPLFVAVGALAAVGLRLSAQFQWVALTPVVAAGLMVLYWMMRLMVLRLHDVNLSGAWLAGVVLLIFIGGFVGGEHLVELMWTMFWLGTTIVCCLIPGTDGANDHGPATGPNSTLVKVGAWLFILGYLVSQGTKSTLRDEAGRAHSAPQPERAGDAGTWHAAPAGSAGKAGAPLAGQFWTSPDSAMTIAFPVKPDEDAVRADVLQRMGAVRMRQFSAFAHSENYRVQVLDLGAAPADPETVMLQLQATLLGLNDVMTVPPRELIFKGYPGRDIKAGQRLIRMVVVGSTVYIVTADADPAPASMARAGAFIGSLALTQ is encoded by the coding sequence ATGTCGCAAGATTTCGAGCAGGTGCTCAGTGCCGCGCAGGCGGACGGATCGTTGAATCCGGCATGGAAAAAATTCGTTCATACCCAGTTTTTTGTTCCAGTCATCCGGCCGCCCGGCAGCGATGCCAGCAGCATCACGCCGCACCTGTCCGGTAGCGCCGGCGCCACCGGGCAATCGATCCTGATCTCTGAAGTGCGCGAGCGGGTCGAGCGGCATCATGGCGGCGCCATTGCGACGCTGTCGGGCGTGGAGGTGGTGCGCATGCTGCATGCCGACGCTAGCATCCTGGTCGCTTTGAGCGACCGTACCTTCGATATCGCCGGCGACCGCGTGGCGTGGATCAGGAAGAGTATCGACGCCACTCTGGCCAAAGCGGCCCAGGCGCGCGCCGCCGCCGTTCCGGCCCCTGTTTCCGTTCCCGCTCCCGCTCCCGCTTCCGCGGCACCGCGCGCCCCGGTCGCCCTGGAAAAAACAGAGCCCGCCGCAGCGCAGCGCCGCGCGCGCGAAGCGGAAAGCATGCGCGTCCACGCGGAATCTGCGGAATCGGTTCACATGGACCCCGAACCGTCGCTGTTCGCCTTGTCGATGCACGGCCGCGTAGGCCGTATGCGCGTGCTGGCCTGCAGCCTGCCGCTGTTTGTCGCGGTGGGCGCGCTGGCCGCGGTTGGCCTGCGGCTTTCGGCGCAATTCCAGTGGGTGGCGCTCACTCCGGTCGTTGCGGCGGGCCTCATGGTACTGTATTGGATGATGCGCTTGATGGTGCTGCGCCTGCACGACGTGAACCTGAGCGGCGCCTGGCTGGCCGGCGTCGTCCTGCTCATCTTTATCGGCGGCTTCGTGGGAGGCGAGCACCTCGTGGAGCTGATGTGGACCATGTTCTGGCTCGGCACGACAATCGTCTGCTGCCTGATTCCAGGCACTGACGGCGCTAACGACCACGGCCCCGCGACGGGTCCGAATTCCACCCTGGTCAAAGTGGGCGCCTGGCTGTTCATCCTTGGGTATCTGGTCTCGCAGGGAACAAAATCGACGCTGCGCGATGAGGCCGGGCGTGCACATTCCGCGCCGCAGCCCGAGCGCGCCGGCGATGCCGGGACGTGGCATGCCGCGCCTGCCGGCAGTGCAGGCAAAGCCGGCGCGCCGCTCGCCGGCCAGTTCTGGACGTCGCCCGACAGCGCCATGACGATCGCGTTTCCCGTCAAGCCGGACGAAGATGCCGTCCGCGCCGACGTGCTGCAACGTATGGGTGCGGTCCGTATGCGCCAGTTCAGTGCATTCGCACACAGCGAAAACTACCGGGTCCAGGTGCTCGACCTGGGCGCGGCGCCCGCCGATCCCGAGACGGTCATGCTCCAATTGCAGGCAACCCTGCTCGGACTGAACGACGTCATGACCGTGCCGCCGAGGGAGTTGATATTCAAGGGCTACCCCGGACGCGACATCAAGGCTGGGCAGCGCCTGATCCGAATGGTCGTGGTGGGCTCCACGGTGTATATCGTAACGGCCGACGCCGACCCCGCCCCGGCATCGATGGCGCGCGCCGGCGCCTTCATCGGATCACTGGCGCTGACCCAGTGA
- the leuC gene encoding 3-isopropylmalate dehydratase large subunit, which translates to MIKTLYDKLWESHVVRSDDDGTTVLYIDRHLLHEVTSPQAFDGLRAANRKLWRNSANLAVADHNVPTTDRKDGIADPTSRLQVETLDANSKSYGLTYFNMNDKRQGIVHVIGPEQGATLPGMTVVCGDSHTSTHGAFGCLAHGIGTSEVEHVLATQTLLAKKSKSMLVQVDGALQAGVTAKDIVLAVIGKIGTAGGTGYAIEFGGSAIRALSMEGRMTVCNMAIEAGARAGMIGVDDTTINYVKGRPYAPSGPHWDRAVDYWRTLHSDQGAQFDMVVLLNAADVKPQVTWGTSPEMVTSIDGRVPDPDQEKDAVRRDAMEKALVYMNLKPNTPIADIRIDKVFIGSCTNSRIEDLRAAAAVVRGKHRASNVRLALVVPGSGLVKDQAEREGLDKIFKDAGFEWREPGCSMCLAMNADRLEPGERCASTSNRNFEGRQGQGGRTHLVSPAMAAAAGITGHFVDVRALR; encoded by the coding sequence ATGATAAAAACGCTCTACGACAAACTCTGGGAATCGCACGTCGTGCGTTCCGACGACGACGGTACGACGGTGCTGTACATCGACCGCCACCTGCTGCATGAAGTGACCAGCCCGCAGGCCTTCGATGGCCTGCGCGCCGCCAACCGCAAGCTATGGCGCAATTCCGCCAACCTGGCGGTGGCAGACCACAACGTGCCAACCACCGACCGCAAGGACGGCATCGCCGACCCCACCTCGCGCCTGCAGGTCGAAACGCTCGACGCCAACTCCAAGAGTTACGGCCTGACGTACTTCAACATGAACGACAAGCGCCAGGGCATCGTGCACGTGATCGGTCCCGAGCAGGGCGCGACGCTGCCCGGCATGACGGTGGTGTGCGGCGACTCGCACACGTCGACCCACGGCGCCTTCGGGTGCCTGGCGCACGGCATCGGTACGTCCGAAGTCGAGCACGTGCTGGCGACGCAAACGCTGCTGGCCAAGAAATCCAAATCCATGCTGGTGCAGGTCGACGGCGCGCTGCAGGCCGGGGTGACCGCCAAGGATATCGTGCTGGCCGTGATCGGCAAGATCGGCACCGCCGGCGGCACCGGCTACGCCATCGAATTCGGCGGCTCGGCGATCCGCGCGCTGTCGATGGAAGGGCGCATGACGGTCTGTAACATGGCGATCGAAGCGGGCGCGCGCGCCGGCATGATCGGCGTGGACGACACCACCATCAATTACGTCAAGGGCCGCCCGTACGCTCCAAGCGGTCCGCACTGGGACCGCGCGGTCGATTACTGGCGCACCTTGCATTCGGACCAGGGCGCCCAGTTCGACATGGTCGTGCTGCTCAATGCCGCCGACGTCAAGCCGCAGGTCACCTGGGGCACCTCGCCCGAAATGGTCACTTCGATCGATGGCCGCGTGCCCGATCCCGACCAGGAAAAAGACGCCGTGCGGCGCGACGCCATGGAAAAGGCGCTGGTCTACATGAACCTCAAGCCGAACACGCCGATCGCCGACATCCGCATCGACAAGGTGTTCATCGGCTCGTGCACCAATTCGCGCATCGAAGACTTGCGCGCGGCCGCGGCCGTGGTGCGCGGCAAGCACCGCGCATCCAACGTGCGCCTGGCGCTGGTGGTGCCGGGCTCCGGGCTGGTGAAAGACCAGGCCGAGCGCGAAGGACTGGACAAGATTTTCAAGGACGCGGGCTTCGAATGGCGTGAGCCAGGCTGCTCGATGTGCCTTGCCATGAATGCCGACCGGCTCGAGCCGGGCGAGCGCTGCGCCTCAACCTCGAACCGCAATTTCGAAGGTCGCCAGGGGCAGGGCGGGCGTACCCACCTGGTATCGCCTGCCATGGCGGCGGCGGCCGGCATCACCGGCCATTTCGTCGACGTGCGCGCACTGCGCTAA
- a CDS encoding entericidin A/B family lipoprotein — protein MKKLFALFAIALLLAGCNTVSGFGRDIQKVGQKIDGAGKK, from the coding sequence ATGAAAAAGCTGTTTGCCCTGTTTGCCATCGCACTGCTGCTCGCCGGTTGCAATACCGTATCGGGCTTTGGCAGGGACATTCAAAAAGTCGGCCAGAAGATAGACGGCGCCGGCAAAAAATAA